Below is a window of Lagenorhynchus albirostris chromosome 11, mLagAlb1.1, whole genome shotgun sequence DNA.
cctcccacctCTGGGCAACCGGTGGCTTATATCACTCGAATACGGAGGAAAAACCGAGATCACTTTAGTCAATGCAGGGCCCACGTGATAAGCAGATGTTTTAACGTCGGTATTTTTCTTCTTGCCTCCACTCCTCtgttccccacccccgcccctcaccccttcctcaTCCTAGGGGAGCGATCTCTGAAATCGCCCATTCAGTCCGACTTGGATGCGTTCCATTCGGGATTTCAAACATGCGCCAAAGAAGTCTTGCAATACCTCGCCCGGTTTGAGAGCTGGACGCCCAGGGAGCCGCGGTGTGTCCAGCTGATCAACCACTTGCACGCCGTGGCCACCCAGTTCTTGCCCACCCCCCAGCTGTTGACTCAACAGGTTCCTCTGAGCAAAGGCACCGGCGTGCCCTCGGCCGCCACCCCCGCCGGGTCCGGGGCCGCCCCCTGCCTGGAGCGCGCCGGGCAGAAGCTGGAGCCCCTCGCCCACTGCGTGCCGGTCATCCAGCGGACTCAGCCCAGCGCCGAGCTCGCCGCCGAGAACGACACGGACACAGACAGCGGCTACGGCGGCGAGGCCGAGGCCCGGCCGGACCGCGAGAAGGGCAAAGGCGCGGGGGCAAGCCGCGTCACCATCAAGCAGGAGCCCCCCGGGGAGGACTCGCCGGCGCCCAAGAGGATGAAGCTGGATTCCCGCAGCGGCGGCGGCCTGGGGggcggcgcggcggcggcggccgccgcGCTCCTGGGGCCCGACCCGGCCGCCCCGGCCGCGCTGCTGAGACCCGACGCTGCCCTGCTCAGCTCGCTGGTGGCGTTCGGCGGAGGCGGGGGCGCGCCCTTCGCGCAGCCTGCGGCCGCCGCGGCCCCCTTCTGCCTGCCCTTCTATTTCCTCTCGCCTTCGGCGGCCGCCGCCTACGTGCAGCCTTTCCTGGACAAGAGCGGCCTGGAGAAGTACCTGTACCCGGCGGCGGCCGCCGCCCCGTTCCCACTACTGTACCCCGGCATCCCcgccccggccgccgccgccgccgccgccgctgccgccgccgccgccgccgccttccCCTGCCTGTCCTCTGTGTTGTCGCCCTCTCCCGAGAAGGCGGCAGCCGCCGCTGCCGCGACCCTCCTGCCGCACGAGGTGGCGCCCCCTGGGGCGctgcaccccccgcccccgcacgGCCGCACCCACCTGCCCTTCGCGGGCCGCAGCGAGCCGGGGAACCCGGAGAGCTCCGCTCGGGAAGATCACTCGCAGCCAGGAAAGGAAACCCCCTGAATCCTTGCTCCGCTTAGAAGGGACCCGGGTTCACGCGGAATCATAAGTTAAAACACCCTTAACGTTTTCAAGGGAGGAAGTGTAAGAGATGCACGACgggcttaaaagaaaacaaaacataacaagcAAAAAAACCACAGGTGTTTTGTGTACGTTTGGAGTTCCTGTTTTGCTCATCCCTCACCGCCCACCAACCTCCACACACTAACATCCCTTTCTTCTCCCACCAGCTGTACAAGAACCTCAtaggtattcttttttctttaaagaactcCCCGTAATAAGTTTTGCCTTCTTTTAGGCCAcgttccattttcttttaaaatataggacCGAATTCTCGAGGAAGTGAGAAGGGTCTGCTCAGCGAGTGAGCTCGCTGAACCAGGGTAGGGGAAAGGTGGCGGAGGAGCTGACGTGGAACCGCAGGTAGCTGCTGTCTGCCTGCGTCTCAAAGCTGTCCTGCTTGCTTTAGGAAGATTTCCACAAATAGAAGGAGGACCTTTTAGAATTCAACTTAGTCTTCAGTATTTCATAATGTTCAGCTTTTCAAGAGGCGTATATTTTTCAAAGAGGAAGCGGTGAGGATGCAGTCGCTCACGTTGCAACCTATTCTGAAGTGGTGTGAATGGTCTCTTAGTAAGTTGCGCTTGTTTAAGGAGATGCGGAGTTGGGCCAACGTCAGAACTAAGTCAGGGAAGGAGATGGATGAGGAAGGCCAGAGTCATTCTCAGTACATTTGCTAGCACTTTATTGAGAAATTGACCGTGAATCAATTAACTCAtcttaatttcatatatatagatatatatatgaaattgagTGCATCTGTTTTCACCCTGTCATTATTTTATCCATCATGTTTCTAAGTTTGTATCATCTtggtgttaaaaaacaaaaaaagaatgtgcgctgaactttaaaaaaaaaaaagaaaaacaagtccaAACTGATTTATCCTATATTCTGTTAATTCACAAGAGTGGAGGAGGAAAGCATTAAACTGGTCCGTTTGGGTTGGAAATGCTGTAAAGATGTGGAATGAAGCCCTGTGAGGCCTTCCTATCTCCAAGTCTATGTATTTTCTGGAGACCAAACCAGATACCAGATAATCACAAAGAAAGCTTTTTTAATAAGGCTTAAACCAAGACCTTGTCTAGATATTTTTAGTTTGTTGCCAAGGTAGCACTGTGAGAAATCTCACTTGAATGTTATGTAAGGGGTGAGACACAACAGTCTGACTATGAGTGAAGAAAATATCTGGGTCTTTTAGTCAGTTTGGTGcatttgctgctgctgttgctactgTTTGCCTCAAACGCTGTGTTTAAACAACGTTAAACTCTTAGCCTACAAGGTGGCTCTTATGTACATAGTTGTTAATACATCCAATTAATGATGTCTGACATGCTATTTTTgtagggagaaaatatgtgctaATGATATTTTGAGTTAAAATATCTTTGGGGGAGGATTTGCTGAAAAGTTGCACTTTTGTTACAATGCTTATGCTTGGTACAAGCTTATGCTgtcttaaattattaaaaaaaataaataaacactgtcTGCAAGAAACCAGCTGGTTTAGAAAAGTTTAGTATGTGAAGATAAACTAGAAATTATCTTTATATTCTAGTATTTTCAGCACTCCACAAATTCTATTACCTAAAATTAATATTGCCACGctattttgtgattttaaaattcttactaaGGAATAAAAACTTTAATATACGTACGCTATGAgattctctaataattaaaaagacataatGGATGCTCGGATAGTTTTAAGATAATCTATGAATATAGGGATAAAAGTCATTTAGGTTCTCAGATACACAACTTTATTTGTCACTGGTTTGATATCACACATTTGCAATCTCTTGCAAGCCTCCAGGCTCTGGCTGTGTCTACTTGGTTGTTCCCAATGTATCTACATgaaaagtgcaaaagaaaaacCTACCAGTCACTTCCATGGTTTATGTTAGACCCAGTTTGCTAATGTTCTTATGACTGATGGAGCTTTTCATCTTTGACACCAGGTAGCCTCTGTTGTGTGGTCTGGTGCTTCTCTTTCACTGGATCCCGTATAGATACTCTATCACTTAGGGGTGGTTAATTTCTCGGTATATTTTAGCTTCTTAGcctttataaaataattcttttgtgGGACTTTATCATGGAATTCAAGGaacagaaataattatttctagaCTTTTCTCAAGTTTATAATCAAATTTGTAATTTGATACCAACTGTGCAAAAGATTGTCAATATTTAGTTTCAATAATGTTCTTCACAAACCCCTTGATTTTTGAAAGGTGTTGAAATAATAGTCAAAATTTATGAGATGTAGAAAAAGTGCTCCCTCTGCTGACTTTATGGCAACCAAACTGCAAGTCATAGAAAGTGGAGCCGGAAGGAACCTCGGAGATCAGCTGTCCAGCCCCTGCCTTCTTAATATGAGAGAAATGAAGCCCAGAGATATCAGATATCTTCCCAAGGCCACAAAGCTACCTGGAGCCAGCACTAGAGGCCAGGTCTGTTGTATCCCCCAGTCAGTGACCTACTTCCCGTTGCAGCATCTTGAACCAAATAAACCGAATTTGGGCAGCATTCATGAAACATCATGaataaagcacaggaaaaggaaataaaaattaacattacAAAACCATGTAGGATTTTTGAGCATTGTAAGTTATTgaactttagaaaaatgttatgTCCAAACCAGAATAATGGAAAAAAgtagcattttaaatattttgagctaCATGTTAATGTCATATTGTAATCATGTGTTTCATAGCCAAAAAAGATGCAAAGTAAGTCAGAGGATAATAAAATATACTAGCATAGTAATAGGATAAAGTTAGTGAGGATAGAACTGCAAAATAATATTGTCTGTATTGCAtctgaaaaatgttattttggtcattgatttattttaatgaacCAAAAGACTGGAGTCATTATAATTTGCTAAGGAGGATTCTATACCTAGAGCAGTCAAGTTTAGCCTAAACCCTTTGTATTATATGTGATTTTTCAATATACGACAAATATGAATCTTGAGTCAATAATATTTTACACGTATAGTATTACACGAATTAATTTTACATACACATATCTCTTAGCAAAGTTTATATTGAACTGATAAACATCCTTTCCTCCCGCAAAGAGCTAAGCACACTTTTAAGGCACTAGACACTACATTTTAATAGCTCTTTAAAGTATGACTGGAGTTTTAGTTCCTATCATTGTGAAAActatttttcatttagttctcTGTTACTAGCCATACAGGCCATACATTTTGTTATTGCCCATCAAAAGTATGTCAAAGAAGCCTCAGGCTGTTCCCGTCTATGTCACGGGTCAATTCTGAACCTCTCCACGGGCGGTGATTGCCATTTGAGGTTCTGGGAAGACAAGGCTGGACAGACTAGAGGCTTTTACTTTAGACAGAAATGaacagagctgggcttccctggtggcgcagtggttgagagtccgcctgccgatgtaggggacacgggttcatgccccggtgcgggaagatcccacatgccgcggagcggctgggcccgtgagccatggccgctgaacctgcgcgtccggagcctctgctccgcaacgggagaggccacgacagtgagaggctcgcgtacggGGGGGGAAGAACAGAGCCCTCATGAACGAGTTAAGCCCATTATAATGCTAAAAGCTGGCTGTACTATTGTGATCATAGTATTTTATTTCAGAGAGCAATCTGATGTTTTTCATTAAACAAAAATCCTTAATCTATTGGACCCTCAGATCAACATATTTAGGCCCACCCATTGTTCTAACTGTGCTGttttaaataagttcaaaatgaatATACAGTGCATGCCTAAGTCCAATGTAAGTTCCAGTTTTTCATAGAATTTAATAGGGATTGACATGGAAAATTATCACATATTTTCTGTGATTAAGATGGGATTTATACTAAAAAACATGTGCagcatgtactttaaaaaaatgctccAGGGAcctccatggtggcgcagtggttaaaaatcctcctgccaatgcaggggacacgggttcgagccctggtccgggaagatcccacatgccgcggagcaactaagcccgtgtgccacaactactgagcccgcatgccacaacttctgaagcccgtgcctagagcccgtgctccgcaacaagagaagccaccacagtgagaagcctgagcaccacaacgaagagtagcccccgcccgccacaactagagaaagcccgttcGCAGCAGAGAGCTCCGGACTCAATAAAATTGAGTTTCTTGCGCTTGTTCAGTGGTTCCATATTCAAAATTCCAAacaaaaccttttaaaaagttgatattttaaaatcctgaatTCAGTGATGCCCAATTTATGTGGCTTCAGGGAATGATAGGTGCCCCCATGAAACAATGGTTGAGAAAACGGAAGCTTCTATGTTCAGGTGTCAACATTGTTTacctttattacttatttatttttagtgaaaagCTTAGTAAAATATGTTACACATGtcttaggaaaaaaatacccTACTGAGAAAGTTAACCTTTCTCAATAATTCAGGGTCATGATTATAAACATCACTTTTGCACTACACACGTCATCTGGGAGTACTGGCACCTGCACAGAATTCTTTTTGAGTTCTTATACCCGTTTTTATAGGTTTTTCAGTCTCTTTACTCAGGGTCAGGCTGCCAACTCTCACTTCTTGATGTGTCAGAGCGCCTGCCTAAGTCTTATCTGATTTGCCACTTCTGACTTACTGTGGGCTGGGAAACCATTTAACCAAAACCACACCCATTTGAAATGCGcctaaaattagaataaataggTTCTAACAGAGTACCTGAGGGGCACCTCTCTAAATTGTGTGAGCTTGTAGAGGCAGTGACGTGTTGATCCCGCCaacttcttttctccattgaacttTCACGTTGTCAGCAGAACACTTATGCAAAAGCCTTCagacactttatatatttttaatcatctttattacacacaaaaaaatggttTTATCCCACAGTAACTTCAAAATAAGGAAATTCCCGTGCAGAAGCAAATTGTTTGATTTGATGAGCACTTCTTTCTCTCAGGATGATAGGAATAGGGGACCAAGGGCCTTCAGTGAAAACTGATACTGCATTTTGATTCATGGATGACCCTGGACCCTGCTTCTGGTGTGTTATCTCTGCCTCTGGGTTTTGGACATCTTGGGTGGCAGGCCCAGCTAAAGCATTCTGGGGAACTGGCAGGGAGGACGTGTAGGCCCTGACGCTGCCTCTGAGTTTAGACGCAGCCATTGTCGATCCTTTGGTGAGAGGTTTCAGACTCCCTGTGGACTGCAACACGTTCCTTTCTCCTTGAGCCTAGAGTTTGAAGAAATAGTGGGTATGGGGATTCAGGCATTTGTTTCGCTCCTATTATATGTGAGGTGCTGTGTAAGTGCTGGCGAATCAAAGATGAACAATCTCTGAGGATCTCAAAGTCTATCGGGGGTGACAGACCCACACCAAAATAAATTACATGTGCCGCGCAGGGGTGATTACAATACTTGGGGGTGAAGGTTGCTAACTTCGTCTGGGTGGGCCAGAGAAGACCTTGAGAAGAAGACCTTGAGAAGACCTTGAGAAGAAGACCTTGAGAAGACCTTGAGAAGACCTTGAGAAGACCTTGAGAAGACCTTGAGAAGAAGACCTTGAGAAGACCTTGAGAAGACCTTGAGAAGACCTTGAGAAGACCTTGAGAAGGAGCTGAGTCCATCTCCAGAGAGAAGGCTCTGGCACACTCTGGCCCCGTGCTAAGCACCAGGACAGTTTAACCGGCTATATTTGACTTGAGGTCTGAGCAAGTACTTCCTAACTTCTCAGTCTCTTTATAACTTGACTGCCATACTGACTCTCACCATCATCTCCTCCTGAGGATCTGGACCATAAGGTGGGATTGAGGGGTCATGATATTTCCTACTGCAAAGAATAGCATTCATAGCATGATAATATCTAATGAagtagagggggaaaaaacagtACCTCGCAAGCAGCTCTGTCTCACCTCATCCGtcttacaaaaaaaacaaaaaccactaagGGTGACTTCCTCTCCTTCAAGTAGGGGCATGATGATTCATGTTCTCCACTCAGTACCCAAAGGGGAAATGAGAGATAGGAGTCCTAGAGGGAAACAAGGAATCCTAAAGCCTGTTTTTTGAAACCTCTGGGAGGAAGCTGAAGCAAGCCACTAGTCCAAGGTTACATAGCTCAGTAAGTAGCAGAACCAAGATTGGAACAAgatgttttggtttttgattCCACTGCTCTTTATATTATTACCCATCGTGTAGTAGTTAGGAAGGCAATAGGCTGTTTTCTCATGAAATGAGAAACATTCGCTAGTCCATTCGCGGTCTTAAGAGGCAGAGTATATGTTTTTGGTGGACAACGGAAGATTAATCATGGTAGTAGCCTTTCCAAATTATGGCATAGAGCATGCAAAAATTATGATGGAGAAATTCTGGAAAAACAATTTTCAACATCCACAGACAGAGCTAAACAATTTTGCTGTCTACTCAATTTGGAGACATCCAGAAATGTGTCCTCCTTGGTTTGGAAGTCCCCACATGATCTGGTGAGCTTTCCATCTCTGCCTCTACCCCTCCCCTCCGTACCTAGTGGGTCTATTGAACTCCAAAGGTTCGCCATGAAAGAAGGGATTAAAGCAAGCCTTGAATCTGGACAGAGGGAACCTTTAGAATTGAGGAAGTAGGAAAGAGGGCGATTTGCTACAGTTTTTATATGGGGTATTTTTAGGGTGTTGTAAACATCAGCTACGGTTTCAATTTGAAGTCTTTTACATATGTGTTTGCTCATGTGTATACACAGAATATCAAATGCCTCACAGTGGACACACTGAGTATCCGCCACATAACTCGGTAATAAACTTCGCTTTCATATACGGCTTTACAGGTTCAGCAGTGTTTCAAAAACCAGTTCTGACAGGGGTACTTCACCCTGTATCCAATTCCTGAAGACCTCAGTTACTTAATCAGAAAATTCCCTCTGATAGGACATTTTAAAGATACCAGCGTCTCTTTCTGTGACACCTTAAGCAGGGTTTGGTTTTCGAGTATATATTGCGTTAACAGGGCTTATCTGCATCTCTATAACGTAGCTGTGTGACCCGCACGTGACCGAACAGGTGAAGAAACCTGACTATATGCCCACACCCTGCAGAGCTCTGCAGACACAAGTGGGCGCGATAAAGGATCCAGTTCTGAGCTCTGTGTTTGAAGCGTACTCATCTAAAAACTGGAAAACCAACCCTAGCTCTGAAATCGCCGCTTGAGCGCTGCACAGTGAGGGAATTAAAGCCGAGGGCAATAATGTCACCAGCCTGGAGATCTTCAAGGAGCTCTAGGATTGGAAAGAGAGAAGCATTCTTAGGTTGCCTAGCGATAAATCTGCCGATGATATCATTCTCGGGGAGGCCAGCCTCCCCCTCCTGTCCCCGCCCggctgtccttcctccctccccactctccctcctCGCCCCCTCCCACGCCCGGGTTCAAAGTACAGCGGCGCGGGGTGAGGGAGCTTGAGCAGGACTCGGCGCTGTCACGTGCGCCCGCACATGCCTGGGCGCACGCTGCGCGGCACGtgagagggggcggggcgggggccgggaGGCTCTGGTGCACCGCCTTCTGCGCGTGCGCACTGGCCCCTGCCCCCGCCTTTACCCTGAAACGGGCTCCGGGGAGCTGGCGGGCTGCCGAGTGGAGGGCGGCCAGGTGGAGGGCCGAGGGCCTACGGCCGaaagcagggcagggcagggcagggtaaGGCAGGGTAAGGCAGGGTAAGGCAGGGTAGGGCAGggtagggcagggcagggcagggtaaGGCAGGGCGGGGCGGGGACGGGGACGCGCCCTCCCGACAGCTGCGCCGCACCCTGCCGCGCCGAGTCCTAGCGGGCCGGCCCGAGGTAGTCATTCATCCCGAATTAAAGCCGGCTGTGACTCGGTGCTCCTCGAACCATTCTGACACAGCAGTTTCCGAGCAGCCCTCCCGGCGCGGGTTAGAGGAAGGTCGACAACCGCCTCGGAGGGCCTTGGGGCGGGCACTTCAAGCCTGGGCCGGCCGCAGCCGGGGGAAGTgacaggcggggggggggggggtgacacACCGTGACACACCCAGCGGCGCCGGGAAGCGGGCCAGACCCTGGCCTGACCTGGGCTCGTCTTGCTAGAGAAACCCCTGGCAGTAGGTGTGGGTGTGGTGAAGTATCTTTCATTGATCTCAGTTTTGCAAATTGAATTCCCACTAATTAAGCACTAGGGGATTTAGTTAACTGTGGTCAATATATTGGGACTTAACGGGGAAGGTGTAAAGGAAAAGAAGTGATTTTATGGCCCTGATGGATTCTGCATGGTGCCGTAAAGTGAAGGAAATTAATGTAGTCAGGGGCTGAGGGATGGgttttttaagttgtattttttaaaaaatatgtagaaacacTTTCTCTTAGGAAAAATGATCAAGTCGCACACTTTCACTTTTTGAAGTGATCACAGGCTGATTTTGTAACACGTCTGGAAACGTGCATGTTTATAAAGGATCTGAAATGAGTAATTCCTTTGGAGGAATTTGGAGTTCATGACACCCTTTGGATAACCGGGTGCAGACAGCAGTGTTACAAAGATAGGGAAGCACCGCTACCCCTCTGCAGATTTAGTTTGCGTCATGTGATGGAAAGCGATCTCGGGGGTTGCCAGTAATATTTGGACAAGTCAGGTGCCAGTATGTGCTAAGACATCCTAGAGTGGTTGCAAACTCTCCAGCGTAAAGGGCACAGTGAGTGCCACCCTGGAGACAGACTGGTATGAGCTAACACATTCACAAAGCACAAAATGAATTCATTGTTTGCTGTTTGCTTTGTAATGAATACGTATGCATAATGTCCTATAGGTTGAGTTTGAATAACACTTCGCTACCACCCAAACTGTTTGTACGAAACAGCTTAGTTATTAATAACGCTCTGAAAGTTGAAAAAGCAAAGGTAGACTTCCAacatttagtcaacaaatatatatCGAGctcttcctatgtgccaggcgttggggatacagcagtgacccATACAAATTCATCACCCATCATGGTGCTCAAAACTTGCAGTAACGCCTCCCAAGTTCCCAGGCATTTGCTAATCAATTATTATTTATGACAGCTAGCACTTATATCCCTCTGCACTGGATCTTTTTTTCATTTGGAGCTTAGGAAGATGCCAGGCAAAAGGCATCAATTTTCATCCCTTTCTcctgtcccctctcccttcccttaaCTCTCTGGGGCCATACTAGCCTCCCTGCTCCTTTTCTAACAGGACAAGCTTGGTCTTTCTCAGAATATTTGCACTTGCTCATCCATCTGCCTGCAACACTCAGTCCCCAGATGGGGGATAGCTGATTACAACTGCacccacacctttttttttttttttttggccataccactgGGCATGCGGGCATGATATTTCCcagacctgggatcgaacccgcaccccctgtagTGAAAAACgcagcatcctaaccactggaacgccagggaagcccacgtctACCTTTTTtttaggtctctgctcaaatgccactttttcagagaggccctccctgaGCATCCCATAGGCAATAAATAAAATGCCACCCCTCCATCATTATTTTTGATCTGTTTTTTCTTCATAGCAGGTATTACTCCTGACATTATGTATATACTGATGTATATGAATACACAGACATATTGTTTGTTTATTGCTTGTCTGTCTCATTAGGATGAATAGGGACTTTTTTCACAGCTATTTGTCTAATGCCAAGAATGGTACctggcaataaataaatatttatttatttgccttttttaaataaacatgtattgaTTCTCAACAGACatttgctggatgaatgaatga
It encodes the following:
- the BHLHE41 gene encoding class E basic helix-loop-helix protein 41 isoform X2, yielding MDEGIPHLQERQLLEHRDFIGLDYPSLYMCKPKRSMKRDDSKTLGHLEKAVVLELTLKHLKALTALTEQQHQKIIALQNGERSLKSPIQSDLDAFHSGFQTCAKEVLQYLARFESWTPREPRCVQLINHLHAVATQFLPTPQLLTQQVPLSKGTGVPSAATPAGSGAAPCLERAGQKLEPLAHCVPVIQRTQPSAELAAENDTDTDSGYGGEAEARPDREKGKGAGASRVTIKQEPPGEDSPAPKRMKLDSRSGGGLGGGAAAAAAALLGPDPAAPAALLRPDAALLSSLVAFGGGGGAPFAQPAAAAAPFCLPFYFLSPSAAAAYVQPFLDKSGLEKYLYPAAAAAPFPLLYPGIPAPAAAAAAAAAAAAAAAFPCLSSVLSPSPEKAAAAAAATLLPHEVAPPGALHPPPPHGRTHLPFAGRSEPGNPESSAREDHSQPGKETP
- the BHLHE41 gene encoding class E basic helix-loop-helix protein 41 isoform X1, with amino-acid sequence MDEGIPHLQERQLLEHRDFIGLDYPSLYMCKPKRSMKRDDSKDTYKLPHRLIEKKRRDRINECIAQLKDLLPEHLKLTTLGHLEKAVVLELTLKHLKALTALTEQQHQKIIALQNGERSLKSPIQSDLDAFHSGFQTCAKEVLQYLARFESWTPREPRCVQLINHLHAVATQFLPTPQLLTQQVPLSKGTGVPSAATPAGSGAAPCLERAGQKLEPLAHCVPVIQRTQPSAELAAENDTDTDSGYGGEAEARPDREKGKGAGASRVTIKQEPPGEDSPAPKRMKLDSRSGGGLGGGAAAAAAALLGPDPAAPAALLRPDAALLSSLVAFGGGGGAPFAQPAAAAAPFCLPFYFLSPSAAAAYVQPFLDKSGLEKYLYPAAAAAPFPLLYPGIPAPAAAAAAAAAAAAAAAFPCLSSVLSPSPEKAAAAAAATLLPHEVAPPGALHPPPPHGRTHLPFAGRSEPGNPESSAREDHSQPGKETP